In Gallus gallus isolate bGalGal1 chromosome Z, bGalGal1.mat.broiler.GRCg7b, whole genome shotgun sequence, one DNA window encodes the following:
- the LOC121108541 gene encoding uncharacterized protein LOC121108541, whose amino-acid sequence MAESSSLFVPVTLVPLHGLKVLVAGVSLLTVIRHLRAGRRRLRWRRWWQQAVAPEPGAERQAAGHWSPCSEADEELQQLLLSGLPGHRPVLGPDFMQAAWRSLEELVERNSLSCHCCSSPEVQSCPGNGKVDASNVPRRSAWRAETHKALKMHVARKSLEVQLGALPERLLLSQQQARGRQCRRILPKLIKPGQTQPLLRQRLSPFLQAKGDCIAGNILHKQELREWNEPNPTEKSVNLLVPCPPPLLLPRNVGLTGKVVQRKAHFQGQAEAQGHPTKRQQCRPKESAKIPLPPSHAAAKEQERPTASAAPPGPASTSLLKDASCQTDSAGPRVGDIKARSQRRSAALAIISKLQLSQAAFGKLSMHTARKCLEVKLQRFPAVVRRSMQQQRGAPLACPAGTRAPRSQTVRRYFHSRQALFLNEEQRECLELHIRSMKLERLGNRLISGSPLKPAVSQEEESASTYVTAPSEASWAEASPKGHKRQPRKGKKCPSRGKSTRSAKVAGSSFPSARVTFCGVQETTTSYRTSLLYRDPDSGQLYPLTVAAPTNKKVLRKIRVIPQTPRISPSKPIHVFIRERKGQAR is encoded by the exons atggctgagagcagctctctCTTTGTCCCTGTAACTCTTGTCCCTCTCCATGGCCTCAAGGTCCTGGTGGCCGGAGTCTCCCTGCTCACCGTGATCCGACACCTACGG GCCGGCAGACGACGCTTGCGGTGGAGGAGATGGTGGCAGCAAGCAGTGGCACCGGAGCCAG GTGCCGAGAGACAGGCGGCCGGGCACTGGAGCCCCTGCAGTGAGGCCGACgaggagctccagcagctgctgctgtcggggctgcctgggcacaggCCTGTGCTGGGCCCTGACTTCATGCAGGCGGCCTGGAGgagcctggaggagctggtggagcGGAACAGCCTGTCatgccactgctgcagctcccctgAGGTCCAGAGCTGTCCCGGAAACGGCAAAGTTGACGCCTCGAACGTGCCCCGCAGATCTGCGTGGAGAGCTGAAACCCACAAAGCCCTCAAAATGCACGTGGCCCGGAAAAGCCTGGAAGTGCAACTGGGGGCCCTGCCCGAACGGCTcttgctctcccagcagcaggcaagGGGAAGACAATGCCGCCGCATCCTGCCCAAGCTCATCAAGCCAGGGCAGACCCAGCCTCTGCTGCGGCAACGCCTGTCCCCCTTCCTGCAGGCCAAGGGCGACTGCATTGCAGGCAACATTCTCCACAAGCAAGAGCTAAGAGAGTGGAATGAACCCAACCCTACAGAGAAGTCCGTGAACCTGCTGGTGCCGTGCCCCCCCCCTCTTCTGCTTCCCCGGAACGTGGGTCTAACCGGGAAGGTCGTCCAGAGGAAAGCTCATTTCCAGGGCCAGGCTGAGGCACAGGGGCATCCCACAAAGAGGCAGCAGTGCCGCCCCAAGGAGTCGGCAAAGATTCCTTTGCCTCCGAGCCACGCAGCAGCCAAGGAGCAAGAGCGTCCCACGGCTAGCGCAGCGCCTCCTGGCCCGGCCAGCACATCGCTGCTAAAGGACGCCAGCTGTCAAACGGACTCTGCAGGCCCGCGTGTGGGTGACATCAAAGCCAGGAGCCAGCGCCGCAGCGCAGCGCTTGCTATCATCTCCAAGCTGCAGCTCAGTCAGGCGGCTTTTGGGAAGCTCTCCATGCACACGGCCAGAAAATGCCTGGAGGTAAAGCTTCAACGCTTCCCTGCGGTGGTGCGGAGGTccatgcagcagcagcgtggggcGCCCCTTGCCTGCCCAGCTGGCACCAGAGCACCGAGATCCCAGACGGTTCGTAGATACTTCCACAGCCGTCAGGCTCTGTTCCTGAATGAGGAGCAGCGCGAGTGCCTGGAGCTGCACATCCGCTCCATGAAGCTGGAGCGCCTTGGGAACCGCCTCATCTCAGGCAGTCCATTGAAGCCAGCAGTGTCCCAGGAGGAAGAATCTGCCAGCACGTATGTGACCGCACCATCCGAGGCATCTTGGGCTGAGGCAAGCCCCAAAGGCCACAAGCGGCAGCCCCGGAAGGGGAAGAAGTGCCCTAGCAGAGGCAAGAGCACGCGGAGTGCCAAagtggcaggcagcagctttccatctgccagGGTAACATTCTGTGGGGTGCAAGAGACCACCACCAGCTACCGCACCTCACTGTTATACAGAGACCCTGACAGTGGACAGTTGTACCCACTGACCGTGGCCGCACCAACTAACAAGAAGGTTTTGAGGAAGATACGCGTGATACCCCAAACACCGCGGATCTCTCCCTCTAAGCCCATCCATGTGTTCATCAGGGAGAGGAAAGGCCAGGCTCGGTAG